In one Candidatus Nitronereus thalassa genomic region, the following are encoded:
- a CDS encoding DegQ family serine endoprotease yields MKEFSQTSPTHSQSHQKSGRWSSPRTSVSLALAGLLLGSMIVGSMDSPPSSIAEIAEVPKSTTQIIGDQRHGFAHIVKAVRPAIVNITSTRVLTNSPGPDFHNDGPNWFGPGQPEFPGMPPMPREPFSGGMGSGVLVSPDGYLVTNHHVVDGASKVTVTLIDKREFIGTVVGSDPQTDLAVIKIPGKDFPYIPWGDSSKLEVGEYVLAIGNPFGLNSTVTQGIVSALGRGGMGITKYEDFIQTDAAINPGNSGGALVNMQGELVGINTAILSRTGGYQGVGFAIPTSMGKHVFDSVVKTGTVRRGYLGVGIQEVSKDLATSLNLPDTTGALVTNVQENSPADKAGLERGDTIVSFQDQPVDDPRRLQQIVTGTAIGDQVKMGVIRDGKALTLSTILVEHPDTRKVANITSPSVTTKLAGLTVEEITPQMARRLKLTPDVQGVVVTAVQPGSKADDAGLIQGDIINEVNRKPVRNVKDYESAISNTSDERPALLLIHRQGVPIFLTVKV; encoded by the coding sequence ATGAAAGAATTTTCGCAAACCTCCCCCACTCACTCACAATCGCATCAGAAATCAGGACGCTGGTCGTCTCCCCGGACTTCGGTCAGTCTGGCTCTTGCTGGATTACTGCTGGGTTCAATGATCGTTGGATCCATGGATTCCCCACCTTCCTCAATAGCAGAAATAGCAGAGGTTCCGAAATCTACAACCCAAATCATCGGCGACCAGCGCCATGGCTTTGCCCACATTGTGAAAGCCGTCCGCCCTGCCATCGTCAATATTACCTCAACGAGGGTCCTTACCAATTCGCCCGGACCTGATTTTCATAACGATGGGCCTAATTGGTTCGGTCCCGGTCAACCGGAATTTCCAGGTATGCCACCGATGCCTAGAGAACCATTCAGCGGAGGGATGGGATCAGGCGTGCTGGTCTCGCCGGACGGGTACCTGGTCACCAATCATCACGTTGTGGATGGAGCCTCTAAGGTCACGGTCACTCTGATCGACAAACGTGAGTTTATTGGCACTGTTGTGGGCAGTGATCCACAAACTGACCTTGCCGTCATCAAAATACCCGGCAAAGATTTTCCCTACATCCCCTGGGGAGATTCCTCCAAACTTGAGGTTGGGGAATATGTCTTGGCCATTGGCAATCCCTTCGGTTTAAATTCCACAGTCACCCAAGGAATCGTCAGCGCACTAGGGCGTGGAGGAATGGGGATCACCAAATATGAAGATTTTATTCAAACCGATGCGGCTATCAATCCAGGAAATTCCGGTGGCGCCTTAGTCAATATGCAAGGAGAATTGGTAGGCATTAACACCGCCATTCTGTCCAGAACAGGTGGGTATCAAGGCGTGGGCTTTGCCATTCCCACCAGCATGGGCAAACACGTGTTCGATAGCGTAGTGAAAACCGGCACGGTCCGCCGAGGATATTTGGGAGTCGGCATTCAGGAAGTATCAAAGGATTTGGCGACTTCCTTAAACTTACCCGACACAACTGGGGCTTTGGTGACAAATGTCCAAGAGAACAGTCCCGCAGATAAAGCAGGACTGGAACGGGGCGACACAATTGTCTCCTTTCAGGACCAACCCGTGGACGATCCTAGAAGGTTACAACAAATAGTTACCGGAACGGCCATAGGTGACCAGGTCAAGATGGGAGTGATCCGTGATGGGAAAGCTCTCACCCTCAGCACAATCCTGGTGGAACACCCAGACACGCGAAAAGTGGCCAACATCACTTCCCCTTCAGTAACTACAAAATTGGCAGGGTTAACTGTGGAAGAAATTACTCCACAAATGGCTCGACGTCTCAAACTTACCCCTGACGTCCAGGGAGTCGTTGTGACAGCCGTTCAACCCGGGAGTAAAGCGGATGATGCTGGGCTCATACAAGGCGACATCATCAACGAAGTGAACAGAAAACCTGTGCGCAACGTGAAGGACTACGAGTCGGCGATTTCAAATACATCCGACGAACGCCCGGCGTTACTGTTGATTCATCGCCAAGGCGTTCCAATTTTTTTGACAGTGAAAGTGTAA
- a CDS encoding heavy metal sensor histidine kinase: protein MRNTSIRVRLTIWYGGGLALIMILFASALYLVMSRALQDQIDVSLEDAAVAAARSLEEHRFGPFLLLDDLAQAFPELALLDKFFQIFGPQGQITLQSANIKTQDIPLSEQAKRSALKSQATYESVRVHNEIPIRLLSYPINHGDTLVNILRVGTSLRPVEEMLDRLVFVLLIGSPLAVLVSVLGGWFLAGRALRPVDTITHTAQRIAAGDLTQRLQTTSTDEIGRLASTFNDMIARLEASIRQIRQFSADASHELRTPLTIIKGETELALRKDRQSEVYREVLESNLEEIDRMSRIVDELLFLSRADLGEIKIAKDPVQLDQLVQEIHHQAMVLGKERDINPVLGHLEPTTIVGDELRLRELLLNIVDNAIKYSQEKGTIEISLEHANGMANISVKDHGIGISPEEQTVIFNRFFRSDTARAHAQKGTGLGLAICKWIAETHQGNIRVESSPGKGSRFIISLPLHGQV from the coding sequence ATGCGTAACACCTCCATCCGCGTACGCTTGACGATTTGGTATGGAGGCGGACTCGCCTTGATCATGATTCTTTTCGCCAGCGCCCTCTATCTTGTCATGTCACGGGCCTTGCAAGATCAAATCGACGTATCCTTAGAAGACGCAGCCGTGGCTGCCGCTCGCTCATTGGAAGAACATCGTTTCGGCCCGTTCCTTTTACTCGATGACCTGGCGCAAGCCTTTCCGGAGCTGGCTCTCCTCGACAAGTTTTTCCAGATCTTCGGACCGCAGGGGCAAATCACTCTGCAATCCGCCAACATTAAAACCCAAGACATTCCGTTAAGTGAACAGGCCAAGAGATCGGCACTGAAAAGCCAAGCCACGTATGAATCCGTCCGGGTTCATAATGAAATTCCCATTCGTCTCCTTTCGTATCCGATTAACCATGGCGACACACTTGTCAATATTCTGCGTGTGGGAACCTCGCTTCGACCCGTAGAAGAGATGTTGGACCGTTTGGTGTTTGTGTTGCTAATCGGATCGCCGCTTGCGGTCTTGGTCTCCGTATTAGGTGGGTGGTTTTTAGCTGGACGCGCTCTTCGTCCGGTGGATACCATTACCCACACGGCTCAACGGATCGCTGCCGGAGACCTGACCCAACGCCTTCAAACAACTTCAACCGATGAGATTGGCCGACTCGCCTCAACGTTTAACGATATGATTGCCCGCCTTGAAGCATCAATTCGACAGATCCGTCAGTTCAGTGCCGACGCATCCCATGAATTACGCACGCCATTAACCATCATTAAAGGTGAAACCGAACTCGCATTGAGAAAAGACCGGCAATCGGAAGTTTACCGGGAGGTCTTGGAAAGTAATCTAGAAGAAATTGATCGCATGAGTCGTATTGTAGATGAATTGCTCTTCCTATCCCGTGCTGATTTGGGAGAAATCAAGATCGCCAAAGACCCTGTCCAGCTCGATCAATTAGTCCAAGAGATTCATCACCAAGCCATGGTTCTTGGAAAAGAGAGAGACATAAACCCGGTCTTGGGTCATCTTGAACCCACCACAATTGTGGGAGATGAATTACGTCTTCGCGAACTGCTATTAAATATTGTGGATAACGCCATCAAGTATTCACAGGAAAAAGGCACTATAGAAATTAGCCTGGAACATGCCAACGGTATGGCCAACATTTCTGTGAAAGACCATGGGATTGGAATCAGTCCCGAAGAACAAACGGTAATTTTCAATCGATTTTTCCGATCAGATACGGCTCGTGCCCATGCTCAGAAAGGCACAGGCCTAGGCTTAGCCATTTGCAAATGGATTGCCGAAACACACCAAGGAAACATTCGCGTCGAAAGCAGCCCAGGTAAGGGCTCCCGTTTCATCATTTCTCTCCCACTGCACGGCCAAGTCTAG
- a CDS encoding response regulator transcription factor encodes MRILIVEDEPKVASFIRRALEEESYAVDVCPDGVQGRDLACEVNYDLIILDLMLPNLPGLEVLKGIRAQKVKTPILILTARSEIDQRVKGLDAGADDYLTKPFAIEELLARARALLRRASGVTSGILQIDDLILNPITHEVTRDGQRIELTSKEYALLEYMMRNAGRVLTRPMISEHVWDLDFDTFTNVIDVYISYLRNKIDKGRKHHLIHTVRGSGYTIKAADA; translated from the coding sequence ATGCGAATATTAATTGTCGAAGATGAACCCAAAGTGGCCTCCTTTATTCGCCGGGCTTTGGAGGAAGAAAGTTATGCCGTGGATGTCTGCCCTGATGGTGTCCAGGGCCGAGACCTCGCCTGTGAAGTCAATTACGACTTGATCATTCTCGATCTCATGCTCCCCAATCTTCCAGGATTGGAAGTTTTAAAAGGCATTCGAGCGCAAAAAGTCAAAACACCCATTCTCATTTTGACGGCTCGATCTGAGATAGACCAACGCGTGAAAGGCTTAGACGCCGGAGCCGACGACTATCTCACAAAACCATTTGCCATTGAGGAATTGTTGGCCCGTGCCAGAGCCTTGCTTCGCCGCGCCAGCGGTGTAACGTCCGGCATCCTCCAAATCGACGATCTCATCCTGAATCCCATCACCCATGAAGTCACCCGCGACGGCCAACGCATCGAGCTCACGTCCAAAGAATATGCCCTCTTGGAATACATGATGCGTAATGCCGGAAGAGTCCTCACCCGCCCCATGATCTCAGAACATGTCTGGGATTTGGATTTTGACACCTTCACCAATGTAATTGACGTCTACATCAGTTACCTCCGAAACAAAATCGACAAGGGCCGAAAGCACCACCTCATTCATACCGTACGAGGCAGCGGGTATACCATTAAGGCTGCTGATGCGTAA